The Lampris incognitus isolate fLamInc1 chromosome 17, fLamInc1.hap2, whole genome shotgun sequence genome contains a region encoding:
- the LOC130127684 gene encoding cytochrome P450 26A1: MALNTLLATCLCTLVLPMLLFLAAVKLWSIYQIRGRDPSCRSPLPPGSMGLPFIGETLQLVLQRRRFLRMKRQKYGFIYRTHLFGSPTVRVTGADNVRHILLGEHKLVTAQWPASVRTILGSDTLSNLHGAQHKTKRKAIMQAFSWDALQHYIPVIQEEVRGAMREWLERDTCVMVYPEMKRLMFRIAMRILLGFAPEQIRTDEQQLVEAFEEMIKNLFSLPIDVPFSGLYRGLKARNFIHSKIEENIRKKVQECDREVKHRDALQQLIDSSKKNGEAFSMQAIKESATELLFGGHETTASTATSLIMFLGLNPEVVDRLRQELMEKQEQGVDLQSLNIESLEQLKYAGCVIKETLRLNPPVPGGFRVAVKTFELNGFQIPKGWNVIYSICDTHEVAEVFPNKEEFQPERFMSKLSKHSSSRFQYIPFGGGSRMCVGKEFAKVLLKIFLVEVARHSNWTLLNGPPTMKTGPTVYPVDNLPTKFTSYVHK; this comes from the exons ATGGCATTGAACACATTGTTAGCGACGTGTTTGTGCACACTGGTCCTTCCCATGCTGTTGTTTCTGGCGGCGGTGAAACTGTGGTCCATCTACCAGATCCGCGGCAGAGACCCGAGCTGCCGCAGCCCGCTGCCGCCCGGGTCCATGGGCCTGCCCTTCATCGGCGAGACGCTGCAGCTCGTCCTCCAG AGGAGGCGGTTCCTGCGGATGAAGCGGCAGAAGTACGGCTTCATCTACCGGACGCACCTCTTCGGTAGCCCCACCGTGCGCGTGACGGGGGCGGACAACGTGCGGCACATTCTGCTCGGCGAGCACAAGCTGGTGACGGCGCAGTGGCCCGCGTCCGTGCGCACGATTCTGGGCTCGGACACGCTCTCCAACCTGCACGGCGCCCAGCATAAGACCAAGAGGAAG GCCATCATGCAAGCGTTCTCCTGGGACGCTCTGCAGCACTACATTCCCGTCATCCAGGAAGAGGTCCGGGGGGCCATGAGGGAGTGGCTTGAGAGGGACACGTGCGTAATGGTCTACCCTGAGATGAAACGCCTGATGTTCCGCATAGCCATGCGGATTTTGCTGGGGTTTGCCCCGGAGCAGATAAGGACAGACGAGCAGCAGCTGGTGGAGGCCTTCGAGGAAATGATCAAGAATCTGTTCTCGCTGCCCATTGACGTGCCCTTCAGCGGGCTGTACAGG ggtctgaAGGCGAGGAACTTCATCCACTCAAAGATAGAGGAGAACATCCGGAAGAAGGTGCAAGAATGTGACAGGGAGGTGAAACACAGAGATGCGCTGCAGCAGCTCATAGACAGCAGCAAGAAGAACGGAGAGGCCTTCAGCATGCAG GCCATTAAGGAGTCTGCTACAGAGCTGCTGTTTGGAGGCCATGAGACCACAGCCAGCACAGCAACCTCTCTGATCATGTTCCTGGGACTGAACCCGGAAGTAGTGGACAGACTGAGGCAGGAACTGATGGAAAAG CAAGAACAGGGTGTAGACCTTCAGAGTCTGAATATTGAGTCCTTGGAGCAGTTGAAGTATGCTGGCTGTGTCATTAAAGAGACTCTGAGGCTCAACCCTCCAGTCCCCGGTGGATTCAGAGTGGCCGTCAAGACCTTCGAACTTAAT ggCTTCCAGATTCCCAAAGGGTGGAACGTCATCTACAGTATCTGTGACACTCATGAGGTGGCTGAGGTCTTCCCCAACAAGGAAGAATTCCAGCCGGAGCGCTTCATGTCCAAACTCTCCAAACACTCCTCCTCCAGGTTCCAGTACATCCCGTTTGGCGGGGGTTCTAGGATGTGCGTGGGGAAAGAGTTTGCAAAAGTCCTGTTGAAGATTTTCCTGGTGGAGGTGGCTCGACACAGTAACTGGACTCTTCTAAATGGACCCCCCACCATGAAAACGGGACCTACAGTCTATCCCGTAGACAATCTGCCAACTAAGTTCACAAGCTACGTCCACAAGTGA